The sequence TGTGATAGTAAGATTTGGTTTTGGTACCGAACAGCTAATCCATGGGTTTGAGTTGATACCATTTTATATGGGAATTTTTGCTTTAAGTCAGGTCTTATATCGCATTTGTGAAGGGCGCCCCCGATATCGTGCTCGATCTGTGCAATGGCATTTTGGGAGCCGACGGACGGGTTTCTCCCGTTACAGAAGACGTCCGGAGCCAGGTATTGG comes from Acetomicrobium sp. S15 = DSM 107314 and encodes:
- a CDS encoding tripartite tricarboxylate transporter permease, whose translation is MATCTEVLESAAVEDHFPALRDACLSHSDWLIRNRATVGLDPFSVIVRFGFGTEQLIHGFELIPFYMGIFALSQVLYRICEGRPRYRARSVQWHFGSRRTGFSRYRRRPEPGIG